From Paenibacillus sp. PK3_47, the proteins below share one genomic window:
- a CDS encoding glycosyltransferase family 2 protein: MSSKVRYSIIIPMFNEEAVIQETYRRIKKVMGVTGEAYELLFVNDGSTDNCAQMIEEYSYWDESVKLIDLSRNFGHQIAITAGMDYALGDAVVIIDADLQDPPELILDMITEWKKGYEVVYAKRIKRRGESLFKKWTASAFYRILRYSTDISIPVDTGDFRLVDRKVCDELKRLPEKNRFVRGLVSWVGFRQKAIEYERDERLAGETKYPLKRMIKLSLDGITSFSYKPLKLAGYLGGVLSASGFLYLMYVLYLALFTDSAVKGWASMIGITLVFNGFVLIMLGILGEYVGRIYDETKGRPLYVVQEFYGGKKQQAVRERKLAHLNK; this comes from the coding sequence ATGAGTTCCAAAGTGCGCTATTCCATAATTATACCGATGTTCAACGAAGAGGCGGTTATCCAGGAGACCTACCGGCGGATCAAAAAAGTGATGGGGGTTACAGGCGAGGCATACGAGCTGCTCTTCGTCAATGACGGCAGCACCGACAACTGTGCACAGATGATTGAGGAGTACAGCTACTGGGATGAAAGTGTGAAGCTGATCGATCTCAGCCGTAATTTCGGGCACCAGATTGCAATTACCGCCGGCATGGATTATGCACTTGGCGATGCGGTGGTCATTATTGATGCTGATCTGCAGGACCCGCCGGAGCTGATTCTGGATATGATCACAGAGTGGAAAAAAGGCTACGAAGTCGTCTACGCCAAACGTATCAAGCGGCGCGGGGAATCCCTGTTCAAAAAATGGACAGCGAGCGCCTTCTACAGAATCCTGCGTTATTCGACAGATATCTCGATCCCGGTGGACACCGGTGATTTCCGGCTGGTGGACCGCAAGGTATGTGACGAGTTGAAGCGTCTGCCGGAAAAAAACCGTTTTGTCCGCGGACTGGTCAGCTGGGTCGGCTTCCGCCAGAAGGCGATCGAGTATGAGCGGGATGAACGGCTCGCCGGAGAGACCAAATACCCGCTGAAGCGCATGATCAAGCTGTCCCTGGACGGCATTACTTCATTTTCTTACAAGCCGCTGAAGCTGGCGGGATACCTCGGAGGTGTGCTGTCCGCATCCGGCTTTCTGTACCTTATGTATGTGCTCTACCTGGCGCTTTTTACGGACTCGGCGGTTAAAGGATGGGCGTCGATGATCGGCATTACTTTGGTATTTAACGGGTTTGTTCTCATTATGCTGGGCATTCTGGGCGAGTATGTCGGCCGGATTTATGACGAGACCAAAGGGCGTCCGCTGTATGTAGTTCAAGAGTTCTATGGCGGAAAAAAGCAGCAGGCCGTGCGTGAGCGGAAGTTAGCCCATCTGAATAAATAA
- a CDS encoding HAMP domain-containing sensor histidine kinase: MISFFKKIPAPRSLRKQLLATSLIILSVLLLLIGVLQYVLMRNFIYSNRAESMETQLRSVPREFFYALYSGNAGPPGTDTPGLGLEEQGSGSFGKGSQGGSPGNWRTSEGRRPLLLDAHTTIAVYSADGTFKDLQEDTLSDSAAPRMDNGSYNELLKRSSDKVTGDYKLINAEDGSQHLAVFMNLARPGEARMLLQMSVGTGPLKDVILRQLLIFAALSLTALLAGLFLYLPALRKTLVPLSNMGEAAQRIDAGKLDVRFPVNQGQTEIDMLSHSFNGMLERLEISFHNEREAKEQMRRFAADASHELRTPLTSIHGFLEVLLRGAADNKEQLYSALNSMHGESKRINKLVEDLLLLARMDGAPQLRLRPLLLGEVIDEMQPQLQMLAGNRKVTFDISYGISGMYDPDKLKQVILNLFSNAVQHTDAGQGAVHLSLHASGTEAQLTVRDNGSGISADHLPHVFDRFYRSDSSRTRKYGGSGLGLSITKSIVEAHSGNISVESTPGEGTSFMVVLPCLQD; the protein is encoded by the coding sequence ATGATCTCCTTTTTCAAAAAAATTCCGGCACCGCGTTCGCTGCGCAAGCAGCTGCTCGCTACTTCGCTGATTATCCTGTCTGTACTGCTTCTGTTAATCGGGGTACTGCAGTATGTGCTGATGCGCAACTTTATCTACAGCAACCGGGCTGAGTCCATGGAGACCCAGCTGCGTTCGGTGCCGCGGGAGTTTTTTTATGCCCTGTATTCCGGCAATGCCGGGCCCCCGGGTACGGATACCCCTGGACTGGGGCTGGAGGAACAGGGATCCGGCAGCTTCGGCAAGGGATCACAGGGCGGCAGTCCGGGAAACTGGCGGACTAGCGAAGGCAGACGCCCGCTCCTGCTCGATGCCCACACAACGATTGCCGTCTACAGCGCAGACGGTACCTTCAAGGATTTGCAGGAGGATACACTCTCCGATTCCGCTGCTCCCAGAATGGACAACGGGAGCTATAACGAGCTGCTGAAGCGTAGCTCGGACAAAGTGACCGGAGATTACAAGCTTATCAATGCCGAGGACGGCAGCCAGCATCTGGCTGTATTCATGAATTTGGCAAGACCGGGCGAAGCCCGGATGCTCCTGCAGATGAGTGTGGGGACGGGGCCGCTGAAAGATGTAATCCTGCGGCAGCTGCTTATATTTGCTGCCTTATCCCTCACTGCGCTGCTGGCCGGCCTGTTTCTGTATCTGCCTGCGCTGCGCAAGACGCTGGTTCCGCTCTCCAATATGGGGGAAGCGGCCCAGCGTATTGATGCCGGCAAGCTTGATGTACGGTTTCCTGTTAACCAGGGGCAGACGGAGATCGATATGCTCTCCCATTCTTTTAACGGCATGCTGGAGCGGCTGGAGATCTCCTTTCATAATGAGCGTGAAGCCAAAGAGCAGATGCGCCGCTTTGCCGCGGATGCTTCCCATGAGCTGCGGACACCGCTGACTTCCATACACGGATTTCTGGAGGTGCTGCTGCGCGGAGCAGCCGATAATAAAGAGCAGCTCTACAGCGCGCTTAACAGCATGCATGGAGAGTCGAAACGGATCAACAAGCTGGTGGAGGATCTGCTGCTGCTGGCCAGGATGGACGGCGCGCCGCAGCTGAGGCTGAGGCCACTGCTCCTGGGGGAAGTAATTGACGAGATGCAGCCGCAGCTGCAGATGCTGGCCGGAAACCGGAAGGTAACCTTTGACATTTCCTACGGCATAAGCGGCATGTATGATCCTGACAAGCTCAAACAGGTTATTCTGAATCTGTTCAGCAATGCCGTACAGCATACGGATGCCGGGCAAGGAGCAGTCCACCTGTCTTTGCATGCCAGTGGAACGGAGGCACAGCTGACGGTAAGGGATAACGGTTCCGGAATCTCTGCAGACCATCTGCCGCATGTATTCGACAGATTTTACCGCAGTGATTCCTCCCGTACCCGCAAATACGGCGGCTCAGGCCTTGGCCTTTCGATAACAAAATCCATTGTCGAGGCTCATAGCGGGAATATCAGCGTGGAGAGTACACCGGGAGAAGGCACGTCCTTCATGGTGGTTCTCCCCTGCCTCCAGGATTAG
- a CDS encoding GNAT family protein, translating into MAPVLGGHRVELRGMQPRDADALFPVWTHPRVAPWLNAPPLSSAGDAQQLIGLLLQMAQEEESLRWSITLPGAGVIGSCGYNYWQLAGAYRGEIGCELAPAYWGQGYMTEALELALGFGFGVMGLNRIEALCHPDNIRAGKLFQGLGFRQEGLLRQYRHTAEGFQDVVLYALLRGERAQDNT; encoded by the coding sequence GTGGCACCTGTATTGGGCGGACATAGAGTAGAGCTGCGCGGGATGCAGCCGCGGGATGCGGATGCGCTGTTCCCCGTTTGGACTCATCCGCGGGTTGCGCCGTGGCTGAATGCTCCGCCGCTGTCTTCTGCCGGAGATGCGCAGCAGCTCATTGGACTGCTGCTGCAAATGGCTCAGGAAGAGGAAAGCCTGCGCTGGAGCATCACCCTGCCGGGAGCCGGAGTTATCGGAAGCTGCGGCTATAACTATTGGCAGCTGGCCGGCGCCTACCGGGGGGAAATCGGCTGCGAGCTGGCGCCGGCTTACTGGGGGCAGGGATATATGACGGAAGCGCTTGAGCTTGCGCTTGGATTTGGTTTTGGGGTCATGGGGCTTAACCGGATCGAGGCATTATGCCATCCGGACAATATCCGGGCCGGGAAGCTGTTTCAGGGCCTGGGCTTCCGGCAGGAGGGGCTGCTGCGCCAGTACCGACATACCGCAGAGGGATTTCAGGATGTTGTTCTATATGCCCTGCTGCGCGGTGAGAGAGCCCAGGATAATACATAG
- a CDS encoding GAF domain-containing protein: MFQAMPYDGTRSERFEAVLTQLAALMEGEPNAIANLANASALLKFSLPDTNWAGFYLFDGKELVLGPFQGLPACIRIPLGRGVCGTSAAERRTLVVDDVHAFPGHIACDAASNSEIVVPLIKDDRLLGVLDIDSPLKHRFDDEERRFLERFAAMVAEVI, from the coding sequence ATGTTTCAGGCTATGCCGTACGATGGAACACGCAGTGAGCGGTTTGAGGCTGTTCTAACCCAGCTCGCGGCACTTATGGAAGGTGAACCGAACGCTATTGCCAATCTGGCTAATGCTTCGGCACTGCTTAAATTCTCACTTCCGGATACAAACTGGGCCGGATTCTACTTATTTGACGGCAAGGAACTTGTCCTTGGTCCTTTCCAGGGGCTGCCGGCATGCATCCGCATTCCGCTGGGCCGCGGTGTATGCGGAACGTCTGCCGCTGAGCGCCGTACACTCGTTGTGGATGATGTCCATGCCTTCCCCGGACACATTGCCTGCGATGCCGCCTCCAACAGTGAAATCGTCGTTCCTCTGATCAAGGATGACCGGCTGCTGGGTGTGCTGGATATCGACAGTCCGCTCAAGCACCGTTTCGATGATGAAGAGCGCCGGTTCCTGGAACGGTTCGCCGCAATGGTTGCCGAAGTGATCTAA
- the glgD gene encoding glucose-1-phosphate adenylyltransferase subunit GlgD, whose translation MKELLGVINLDHELDKLNELTYFRCGAAVPFASRYRLIDFVLSNMMRAELESVGLFVRRKYRSLMDHLGDGKSWDMNRKHGGLFILPPDWNDPTDTSLGDLQHFHNNLDFFKRASAKYIVFSGSQHINSVDFQEVFKYHLSKGADVTLVYKKTDELQPEHDPCLRVEVDEDNNVTNIHHEKDHPNVYLDIFIMEKKLFLEQVEFCIAHGESYFFRDAIQKNRHKFKIAAYEYTGYHAVINSLESYYKNSLALLKQENYFGLFKENPVQTKIKYEAPTRYLDSAEVSNSLVANGCIIAGTVENSVIFRGVQIRKGAKIVNSVIMQKCIIEENAVIENVIMDKDVHLSKDRILVGDSKRPFVIAKSSKI comes from the coding sequence ATGAAAGAGCTTCTGGGCGTAATTAACCTTGACCATGAACTGGACAAATTAAATGAATTGACATATTTCCGCTGCGGTGCAGCCGTGCCTTTTGCCAGCCGTTACCGGCTGATCGATTTCGTACTGTCGAATATGATGCGGGCGGAGCTGGAGAGCGTAGGGCTGTTCGTCCGCCGCAAATACCGTTCACTGATGGACCATCTCGGAGACGGCAAGTCCTGGGATATGAACCGCAAGCACGGGGGCCTGTTCATTTTGCCGCCTGACTGGAACGATCCGACGGATACGTCGCTTGGCGATCTGCAGCATTTTCACAACAATCTGGATTTCTTCAAGCGGGCCTCGGCCAAATACATCGTGTTCTCGGGCAGCCAGCATATCAACAGCGTTGATTTTCAGGAGGTCTTCAAGTACCATCTGAGCAAGGGAGCCGACGTAACGCTTGTCTACAAGAAGACGGATGAGCTTCAGCCGGAGCATGACCCTTGCCTGCGGGTTGAGGTGGACGAAGACAACAATGTGACGAATATCCATCATGAGAAGGATCATCCGAATGTGTACCTGGACATTTTCATTATGGAGAAAAAGCTCTTTCTGGAGCAGGTGGAGTTCTGCATTGCGCATGGCGAAAGCTATTTTTTCCGTGATGCGATCCAGAAGAACCGCCACAAGTTCAAAATTGCCGCTTATGAATATACTGGCTATCATGCTGTCATCAACTCGCTGGAGAGCTACTACAAGAACAGCCTTGCGCTGCTGAAGCAGGAGAATTATTTTGGCCTGTTCAAGGAGAACCCGGTTCAGACCAAGATCAAATATGAAGCTCCTACGCGTTATCTCGACAGTGCCGAGGTCAGCAACTCTCTGGTCGCCAACGGCTGCATCATTGCCGGAACGGTGGAGAACAGCGTGATTTTCCGGGGGGTACAGATTCGTAAAGGCGCGAAGATTGTGAACTCCGTCATCATGCAGAAGTGTATAATAGAAGAGAACGCTGTAATTGAAAATGTCATCATGGATAAAGATGTGCATCTAAGCAAAGACCGGATTCTCGTCGGGGACAGCAAACGTCCGTTTGTCATTGCCAAGAGCAGCAAAATATAA
- a CDS encoding FAD-dependent oxidoreductase, with protein MYEIAVIGAGPAGASAALFAAKAGKKTLLIDNDKGMTRRGWYENYYGISEIGGPDLVETGHKQAVKFGAELVSDQAVNLASGSEGFVIETESGASYEAKHVILATGVLTDLAAKAGVETKDGTEPRIKTVVAVTPEGKTNVEGIWAAGTVAGVSVHAIITAGDGAKVAINIISELNGARYVDHDLLKA; from the coding sequence ATGTATGAAATCGCCGTAATCGGCGCCGGCCCGGCCGGTGCAAGCGCAGCCCTGTTCGCCGCCAAGGCAGGCAAAAAAACACTGCTGATCGACAACGACAAAGGGATGACCCGCAGAGGCTGGTATGAGAACTATTACGGAATCTCTGAAATCGGAGGCCCTGACCTCGTGGAGACCGGGCATAAGCAGGCTGTTAAATTCGGAGCCGAGCTTGTGAGCGATCAGGCGGTTAACCTGGCCTCCGGCAGTGAAGGATTCGTTATTGAAACCGAAAGCGGCGCGTCGTATGAAGCCAAGCATGTCATTCTCGCTACAGGCGTCCTGACCGATCTGGCGGCCAAAGCCGGAGTGGAAACCAAGGACGGCACCGAGCCGAGAATCAAAACCGTAGTAGCCGTAACTCCGGAAGGCAAAACCAATGTTGAAGGCATCTGGGCGGCAGGAACGGTTGCCGGTGTCAGTGTACACGCCATTATCACAGCCGGAGACGGTGCGAAAGTCGCCATTAATATTATCAGCGAACTGAACGGCGCAAGATATGTGGATCATGACCTGCTGAAAGCCTAA
- a CDS encoding glycogen/starch/alpha-glucan phosphorylase, giving the protein MFNDKETFKQVFRETLIGKLGKPLEEASNADVYNILGNMIRENAGRNWADTNQKYKSDKNKQVYYFSMEFLIGRLLGNNLLNMGVLEVVRQGLEELGFCLLDIEEEEADAGLGNGGLGRLAACFLDSLASLQYAGHGCGIRYKYGLFEQKIVDGYQVELPDYWLQNDNVWEVRREDKQVEVRFWGHVETRQENGELVFEHKDYEAVRAVPYDIPVIGADRRHVNTLRNWSAESITRPSRISGSLAGTDYHKFLDYKRSVESISEFLYPDDSQYEGKLLRLKQQYFLCSAGLQSILRTYSKLGLPIEQLPDKVALHINDTHPTLVIPELMRLLMDVHGLGWDTAWSMTTRMVSYTNHTILSEALEKWPLGMVRELLPRIFLIIEEINARFCGELMGKYPGDQNRINQMAIIHDDQVRMAHLAIVASHSVNGVAALHTEILQKREMRLFNEMYPHRFNNKTNGITHRRWLQHANPELAGLINESIGTRWAHHPQEMIGLIKYCEDSAFQEQVAAIKRRNKLRLAEYISKKHGVQVDPDSIFDVQVKRLHAYKRQLLNILHIMHLYNQLKDNPSMDMVPRTFIFGAKAAPSYHLAKRIIKLINTVADVVNKDPDIKGKIRIFFLENYSVSLAEKIIPAADVSEQISTASKEASGTGNMKFMMNGALTIGTMDGANVEMHEMVGDNNMFLFGLRAEQVMDYYQYGGYHARDIYNGDGRVKEVLDQLVTPGPLCCNSQEFHSLYQSLLEHNDEFFVLKDFASYVETHVKIDLAYRNPKEWLKKSIINIGHSGKFSSDNTIARYASEIWNIQPVHV; this is encoded by the coding sequence TTGTTCAACGATAAAGAAACCTTTAAACAAGTGTTCCGCGAAACACTCATCGGGAAATTGGGCAAACCGCTGGAAGAAGCTTCGAATGCTGATGTCTACAACATTTTAGGCAACATGATCCGCGAGAATGCGGGCAGGAATTGGGCTGATACCAATCAGAAGTATAAATCCGACAAGAACAAGCAGGTCTATTACTTCTCCATGGAGTTTCTGATCGGCCGGCTGCTTGGCAATAATCTGCTCAATATGGGCGTACTGGAGGTTGTGCGCCAGGGCCTGGAGGAGCTCGGATTCTGTCTGCTCGATATTGAAGAGGAGGAGGCGGATGCGGGACTCGGCAACGGCGGTCTCGGACGGCTGGCAGCCTGTTTCCTGGACTCTCTGGCTTCTCTGCAATATGCGGGCCATGGCTGCGGCATCCGTTACAAATACGGCTTGTTTGAGCAAAAGATCGTGGACGGGTATCAGGTTGAACTGCCGGATTACTGGCTGCAGAACGATAATGTATGGGAAGTACGGCGCGAAGACAAACAGGTAGAGGTACGGTTCTGGGGGCATGTGGAGACCCGCCAGGAGAACGGCGAGCTGGTCTTTGAACATAAGGACTATGAAGCGGTACGTGCGGTTCCGTACGATATTCCGGTTATTGGTGCGGACCGCAGGCATGTGAACACGCTGCGCAACTGGAGTGCCGAATCGATCACCCGGCCTTCGCGGATTTCCGGCTCTCTGGCCGGAACCGATTATCACAAGTTTCTGGATTACAAACGTTCGGTAGAATCCATCTCGGAATTCCTGTATCCGGATGATTCCCAGTATGAAGGCAAGCTGCTCCGGCTTAAACAGCAGTATTTCCTGTGCAGCGCCGGGCTGCAGAGCATTCTGCGCACCTACAGCAAGCTGGGGCTGCCGATTGAACAGCTGCCTGATAAGGTCGCGCTGCATATTAATGATACCCACCCGACACTGGTAATTCCTGAGCTGATGCGGCTGCTGATGGATGTTCACGGCCTCGGCTGGGATACGGCCTGGAGCATGACCACACGGATGGTGTCCTATACCAATCATACGATCCTTAGTGAAGCCCTGGAAAAATGGCCGCTCGGCATGGTCAGAGAGCTGCTGCCGCGCATTTTCCTGATCATCGAAGAGATCAATGCCCGCTTCTGCGGTGAACTGATGGGCAAATATCCGGGCGACCAGAACCGGATTAACCAGATGGCGATCATCCATGATGATCAGGTGCGTATGGCCCATCTGGCGATTGTGGCCAGCCATAGTGTCAACGGTGTAGCAGCACTGCACACGGAAATTCTGCAAAAGCGTGAAATGCGGCTGTTCAATGAGATGTATCCGCACCGGTTTAACAATAAGACTAACGGCATTACCCACCGCCGGTGGCTGCAGCATGCCAATCCGGAGCTTGCCGGGCTGATTAACGAATCGATCGGCACCCGCTGGGCTCATCATCCGCAGGAGATGATCGGTCTGATCAAATACTGTGAGGATTCTGCCTTCCAGGAGCAGGTGGCTGCGATCAAACGCCGCAACAAGCTGCGTCTCGCGGAATACATCAGTAAAAAGCATGGGGTTCAGGTCGATCCGGATTCCATCTTCGATGTGCAGGTCAAGCGGCTGCATGCCTACAAGCGCCAGCTGCTGAATATTCTGCATATCATGCATTTGTATAACCAGCTTAAGGATAATCCGTCTATGGATATGGTGCCGCGCACCTTTATATTTGGTGCCAAGGCGGCTCCAAGCTATCATCTGGCCAAACGGATCATCAAGCTGATCAACACGGTGGCTGACGTAGTCAACAAAGACCCGGATATCAAGGGCAAGATCCGCATCTTCTTCCTGGAGAATTACTCGGTATCCCTGGCCGAGAAGATCATTCCGGCAGCCGATGTGAGCGAACAGATCTCTACAGCAAGCAAGGAAGCCTCCGGTACGGGGAATATGAAATTTATGATGAACGGTGCGCTGACAATCGGCACCATGGACGGGGCCAATGTAGAGATGCATGAGATGGTCGGCGACAACAACATGTTCCTGTTCGGGCTGCGGGCAGAACAGGTCATGGATTATTACCAGTATGGCGGCTATCACGCCCGTGATATCTACAACGGCGACGGACGGGTGAAGGAGGTGCTGGATCAGCTGGTTACTCCGGGACCGCTCTGCTGCAACTCCCAGGAGTTCCATTCCCTTTACCAGTCACTGCTGGAGCATAATGATGAATTCTTCGTACTGAAGGATTTCGCGAGCTATGTCGAGACCCATGTGAAGATTGATCTCGCCTACCGCAATCCCAAGGAATGGCTGAAAAAGTCGATCATCAATATCGGCCACTCCGGCAAATTTTCAAGTGATAATACCATTGCCCGGTATGCTTCCGAGATCTGGAACATCCAGCCGGTGCACGTATAA
- a CDS encoding glucose-1-phosphate adenylyltransferase, protein MKKKEMVAMLLAGGQGKRLKGLTKSLAKPAVYFGGTYRIIDFPLSNCSNSGIDTVGVLTQYEPLVLHSYIGVGSDWDLNRKNGGVYVLPPHERENGSSWYRGTADAIYRNLKFVDQFDPEHVLILSGDHIYKMDYNAMLKYHKERNADCTISVIDVPLEEASRFGILNTEEDLKIYEFDEKPAKPKSTLASMGVYIFKWEVLRKHLLEDGENGKSTHDFGKDIIPMMLEDGNSLYAYPFEGYWRDVGTVTSLWEANMDLLSDTPPLNLNDPDWRIFTRNPNQPAQYVAPEAKVSSCIINEGCIVKGEVKHSVLFYGVEVGEGSVITDSVIMPKVKIGKNVRIHKAIISENTVIEDYMEIGVERENEDEILLIDNRSKKRKSVAAKTI, encoded by the coding sequence ATGAAGAAAAAAGAGATGGTAGCCATGCTATTGGCGGGAGGCCAAGGGAAAAGGTTGAAAGGATTGACCAAATCGCTCGCCAAGCCCGCAGTTTATTTTGGAGGGACGTACCGCATTATAGATTTCCCCCTGAGTAATTGCTCCAATTCAGGTATCGATACAGTTGGCGTGCTGACGCAATATGAGCCGCTTGTGCTGCATTCATACATCGGGGTAGGCAGTGACTGGGATTTGAACCGCAAGAACGGCGGAGTGTATGTGCTGCCGCCGCACGAACGGGAGAACGGAAGCAGCTGGTACCGGGGAACGGCCGATGCTATTTACCGCAATCTTAAATTTGTAGATCAATTTGATCCGGAGCATGTGCTGATCCTCTCCGGCGACCACATTTACAAGATGGACTATAACGCAATGCTCAAATACCATAAAGAAAGAAACGCCGACTGCACGATCTCGGTCATCGACGTTCCGCTCGAGGAAGCCAGCAGGTTCGGTATACTTAATACGGAAGAAGACCTGAAGATTTACGAATTTGACGAGAAACCTGCCAAACCGAAGAGTACACTGGCTTCCATGGGCGTCTATATTTTCAAGTGGGAAGTTCTGCGCAAGCATCTCCTGGAGGACGGGGAGAACGGAAAATCCACCCATGACTTCGGCAAGGACATTATTCCGATGATGCTGGAAGACGGCAACTCCCTTTATGCTTATCCGTTTGAAGGCTATTGGAGGGATGTGGGTACGGTAACCAGCCTCTGGGAGGCCAACATGGACCTGCTGAGCGATACCCCACCGCTGAACCTGAATGATCCGGACTGGCGCATCTTTACCCGCAACCCGAACCAGCCTGCGCAGTATGTGGCCCCTGAAGCGAAGGTCTCAAGCTGCATTATTAACGAAGGCTGCATCGTGAAGGGCGAAGTGAAGCATTCGGTGCTCTTTTACGGAGTAGAGGTTGGTGAAGGCAGTGTGATTACCGACTCTGTTATTATGCCCAAGGTGAAGATTGGCAAGAATGTAAGAATTCACAAAGCCATTATCAGTGAAAATACAGTCATCGAGGATTATATGGAGATCGGGGTCGAACGCGAGAATGAGGATGAAATTCTGCTCATCGACAACCGCAGCAAGAAACGTAAATCAGTTGCAGCCAAAACCATATAA
- a CDS encoding response regulator transcription factor, producing the protein MKAAQGVRLLLVDDEPHILQFLELGLINEGFEVRTAPDGAGAIAVAADFKPHVAILDVMMPGMDGFELCRYLRSEETEIAVIMLTAKDEVDDRVKGLSIGADDYMVKPFSFEELLARIQARLRNQFPGLLGEVRCGPFRIDGRRKEIRHKDEVLELSPTEYELLQYMVINHGLVLSKPMILDKVWGYDFGGEENIVEVYIRSLREKLGDKDHRIIRTLRGAGYRVDLV; encoded by the coding sequence ATGAAAGCTGCCCAAGGTGTGCGCCTGCTGCTCGTGGATGACGAGCCTCATATACTCCAGTTCCTGGAACTGGGCCTGATCAATGAAGGATTTGAAGTAAGAACTGCCCCCGACGGTGCCGGCGCTATTGCCGTTGCTGCCGATTTCAAGCCCCATGTCGCCATTCTGGATGTAATGATGCCGGGTATGGACGGGTTTGAGCTCTGCCGTTACCTCCGGTCGGAGGAGACTGAAATTGCGGTTATTATGCTCACGGCCAAGGACGAGGTTGATGACCGGGTGAAGGGGCTGTCCATCGGTGCTGACGATTATATGGTCAAGCCGTTCAGCTTTGAAGAGCTGCTGGCCCGGATCCAGGCGCGGCTGCGCAACCAGTTTCCGGGACTGCTCGGCGAGGTGCGCTGCGGGCCTTTCCGTATCGACGGCAGACGGAAGGAAATCCGCCACAAGGACGAGGTGCTGGAGCTGTCTCCTACGGAGTACGAGCTGCTGCAATACATGGTGATCAATCATGGCCTGGTACTGAGCAAGCCGATGATCCTCGACAAGGTGTGGGGCTATGATTTTGGCGGTGAGGAGAATATTGTAGAGGTCTACATCCGCTCCCTGCGCGAAAAACTGGGCGATAAGGATCACCGGATTATCCGCACGCTGCGCGGGGCAGGGTACCGGGTGGATCTGGTATGA